From a single Equus asinus isolate D_3611 breed Donkey chromosome 2, EquAss-T2T_v2, whole genome shotgun sequence genomic region:
- the DNAJC9 gene encoding dnaJ homolog subfamily C member 9 codes for MGLLELCEEVFGTADLYRVLGVGREASDGEVRRGYHKVSLQVHPDRVGDGDKEDATRRFQILGKVYSVLSDKEQRALYDEQGTVDEDSDVLKQDRDWEAYWRLLFKKISLEDIQAFEKTYKGSEEELADIKQAYLDFRGDMDQIMESVLCVQYTEESRIRNIIQQAIDAGEVPSYNAFVKESKQKMNARKRRAQEEAKEAEKSRKELGLDEGVDNLKAVIQRRQKDRQKEMDSFLAQMEAKYCKPSKGGGGKKAALKKEKK; via the exons ATGGGGCTGCTGGAACTGTGCGAGGAAGTGTTCGGCACCGCCGACCTTTACCGGGTGTTGGGCGTGGGACGCGAGGCTTCGGACGGCGAGGTCCGACGCGGATACCACAAGGTGTCCCTGCAGGTGCACCCGGACCGGGTGGGTGACGGCGACAAGGAGGACGCCACCCGTCGCTTCCAG ATCCTCGGGAAAGTCTATTCCGTTCTAAGTGACAAGGAGCAGAGAGCACTGTACGATGAGCAGGGAACTGTGGACGAGGATTCGGATGTGCTCAAGCAAGATCGGGACTGGGAGGCGTATTGGAGGTTACTCTTTAAAAAG ATATCTCTAGAAGACATTCAAGCTTTTGAAAAGACATACAAAGGTTCTGAAGAAGAGCTGGCTGATATTAAACAGGCCTATCTGGACTTCAGGGGTGACATGGATCAGATTATGGAGTCTGTGCTGTGTGTGCAGTACACAGAGGAATCCAGAATAAGGAACATTATTCAGCAAGCCATTGATGCTGGAGAAGTCCCATCCTATAATGCTTTTGTCAAAGAATCAAAGCAAAAGATGAATGCAAGGAAAAGGAGG GCTCAAGAAGAGGctaaagaagcagaaaagagcAGGAAGGAGTTGGGGCTTGATGAAGGAGTAGATAACTTGAAAGCAGTCATTCAG AGAAGACAAAAGGATCGGCAAAAGGAAATGGACAGTTTTCTGGCTCAGATGGAAGCAAAGTACTGCAAACCTtccaaaggaggaggagggaaaaaggcagctctcaagaaagaaaagaaataa
- the MRPS16 gene encoding small ribosomal subunit protein bS16m, whose product MVRLSTLLCKAYRGGHLTIRLALGGCTNRPFYRIVAAHNKSPRDGRFVEQLGSYDPLPNSHGEKLVALNLERIRHWIGCGAHLSEPVEKLLGLSGFFPLHPMVITNAERLRRKRAREILLVSQKTDTEAVETKAS is encoded by the exons ATGGTCCGGCTCA GCACTCTCCTCTGCAAGGCCTACCGTGGAGGCCACTTAACCATTCGCCTTGCCCTGGGTGGCTGTACCAACCGGCCTTTCTACCGCATCGTGGCTGCTCACAACAAGAGTCCCAGGGATGGCCGTTTTGTGGAGCAGCTGGGCTCCTATGATCCACTGCCCAACAGTCATGGAGAGAAACTCGTTGCTCTCAACCTGGAACGAATCCGGCATTGGATCGGCTGTGGggcccacctctctgagcctgtggaAAAGCTTCTGG GTCTTTCTGGCTTTTTCCCTCTGCATCCCATGGTGATCACAAATGCTGAGAGGCTGCGACGGAAACGAGCACGAGAAATTCTCTTAGTGTCTCAGAAAACAGATACAGAGGCTGTAGAAACAAAAGCGAGCTGA